The sequence below is a genomic window from Oreochromis niloticus isolate F11D_XX linkage group LG3, O_niloticus_UMD_NMBU, whole genome shotgun sequence.
ttatttctccctgatatccgatccagtaatttaggtcaggatCAGACCGATACTGTATATCTGATCGGTCCATCCCtaaatcaaacctctgtaactttgcttcacttcagcagcatcagctcatgttcacatgttgattcatggtttgcttcagtttttgatcgactgcagaatattttgaaggttatctgctataaaaagccagaacagcaaaatctgcttcatgtgtttctgtttgatcctcagtgactttgacacaaaggcctctgctgtgatgatcacacctctgatcaagtctcacagtgtcacaactgataaatgatcagagttagaagatttctgactgtctgctgtgtgccgtgacctttgacctgctaaagagagtcagctgtggattattcattgttgtgtctgatacttagaaccATGAGGAAGAagctacacagttaatcagggtccaCTCTCTCTGAATTaggaaaggtgggcaggccgcatgtgggccgcgggccatacgttgagtatcactgtttgaaatgtgaacattgttctgctgcagtcaatggactaaaccagagaagaagaaaacagactttaccatgaagatcctcagtgtggatcagtataatatcagcctgatgtctgcagtttagtgtcagcacaactttcacatcatattcatctcagcacaactaaaacatgctgactgacctcagagtttcaagtccacatcctggactctccaggaaaccacacagatgcttcactcctgaatcctgcaggtagTTGTTGTTTAAGAAATAGTGGGAGTCactactcaggtccagctctctcagatgggaggggttggacttcagcgctgctgccagataatcacagctgatctttgacaaaccacattccttcaatctgtataaagaatgaaagatgtaagtttattagacaaagtgtgagcttggaatcattcagtgtttcatcatctgttcagagctgaagaaggttcagaatgtagaagtttagaaaatggaaactccaaacagctgaagccaacaggaagcagcttcaaacaaacacaacaagagaaaaaactctgaatgtttcacattaaagtcgtacatttcaAACAAGTGTATTTTAAAGACAGCGTCACTGATGATCATCTTCTGCtcagttaaaataaatgaagctCTAAAGGGCTCAGTCTTTATCTCCAATAAACAAAGCTGATCATGGAGACCCACCAGGTCAGCTGATCTATGGACAGCACGAGCATCTTTAACTAAGTGTGAGAGGTGAGCAGTCTTTGGAAGCCTTTACTGTCTGATAGTGATGTTTAAACTCAGAGCAGGATTTGGAtcattattttccttttcttctatTATTATGTTCAGCTTCTGCTTCACAGATAATCACTGAGATGTTTCCCACTGTTGGACAAACTTTCACAGTTTCTTCATAAAGGAGATCTCCTGTGGAGTCCATCTGTGCACACACAGTACTACCAAACTCATCTcatactgaacacacacactttgtagGAATCATCAGTACTTTGACTGTTTCTCAGGTTAGCTTCAGGTTATCCATTTAGCATTTCTCCAGTCTGAGTCACAGAGTGTCACATGACGTGACAGAAGCTGATTGGTCAGCTGCAGTGATGGTGGTGGAGCAGCATTAACGATGATGCTGTAGAACAACAGGAACACAGGATATCAGACTGTTAGTGGGTTTCATCATTCCTGCTGCACTGTTTGTCCTTCTTATTGAAGTGACCTGCTGAGAGCTCACACTGTTCTCTGTAGAAATGATGTCAGTCTGACTCGTCACATGTTTGGAGGCATGTTTGATGTTTGCTCTTCTGGAAACTCTCAGTATCAAATATGGAAGATGCAAAGTAGACACGCTTCAGTCTGTATGGACCTGTTTCTGTAGCTGCCACCATCATTCTACATGTTTCTACATCAGCTTATCAAATCCTGTCTGCTGTTAAAGTCTTTATTTATTACTCTTCACCTGCTTCACTGACACTGTGTGGGCGGAGCTCAGCTCCACCCACACAGTGACAGCTCCTCTCTGGAGCTAAACTTCTGCTTCATCTCCGcctcttttctcttcttcagtGTTCTGCAGCCACGGAGCCTCACAGCCGTTAGCACACCCATACCTGACCAGCTAGCATTACCCAGCATGCCGTGCAGCAGTGTCAGTTTGTAAATGTGCAATAATTCCTGCTCCAAACTGTTTCACAGATtgctgtgtgccgtgacctttgacctgctaaagagagtcagctgtggattattcattgttgtgtctgatacttagaaccATGAGGAAGAagctacacagttaatcagggtcccctctctctgaattaggaaaggtgggcaggccgcgtgtgggccgcgggccatacgttgagtatcactgtttgaaatgtgaacattgtcctgctgcagtcaatggactaaaccagagaagaagaaaacagactttaccatgaagatcctcagtgtggatcagtataatatcagcctgatgtctgcagtttagtgtcagcacaactttcacatcatattcatctcagcacaactaaaacatgctgactgacctcagagtttcaagtccacatcctggactctccaggaaaccacacagatgcttcactcctgaatcctgcaggtagTTGTTccagctcaggtccagctctctcagatgggaggggttggacttcagcgctgctgccagataatcacagctgatctctgacaaaccacagtgctccaatctgtataaagaatgaaagatgcaagtttattagacaaagtgtgagcttgaaatcattcagtgtttcatcatctgttcagagctgaagaaggttcagaatgtagaagtttagaaaatggaaactccaaacagctgaagccaacaggaagcagcttcaaacaaacacaacaagagaaaaaactctgaatgtttcacattaaagtcgtacatttcaAACAAGAGTGTTTTAAAGACAGCGTCACTGATGATCATCTTCTGCTCAGTAAAACTTTGGTCATTTCCTGTTTAGATGAGTTATGTTTGCTTGGGTAGTTGTTTggtcctgctcctcacatacaaggtcttaaataatcaggccccatcttatcttaatgaccttgtagtaccatatcaccctattagagcacttcgctctcgctctgcaggcttacttgttgttcctagagtatttaaaagtagaatgggaggcagagccttcagttttcaggcccctcttctgtggaaccagcttccagtttggattcgggagacagacactatctctactttcaagattaggcttaaaactttcctttttgctaaagcatatagttagggctggaccaggtgaccctgaatcctcccttagttatgctgcaatagacgtaggctgccggggattcccatgatgcattgagtttttcctttccagtcacctttctcactcactatgtgttaatagacctctctgcatcgaatcatatctgttattaatctctgtctctcttccacagcatgtctttatcctgttttccttctttcaccccaaccggtcgcagcagatggccccgcccctccctgagcctggttctgacagaggtttcttcctgttaaaagggagtttttccttcccactgtcgccacagtgcttgctcagagggggtcaaatgattgttgggtttttctctgtatttattattgtagggtctccctataaagtgccttgaggcgactgttgttgtgatttaacactgtataaatcaaattgaattgaattctgtTAAATTATTGCAGAATGTCCATATTATatccaaacaaaataaaagtgaactATTTGGCACTGTCTCCAGCTTTCAGATCCACATAACATTAATGAACCGCATCCTGACAGCTGCAGCCAAGGTTCCCTTCATTGCTTTGATCACATGGTCCTCATCAGTCTCCCTTGTTAGAAATCTGTGGGGCACAGCGACTGGTGGAATGACGTCTGCAGCCATGGCATCTGAAGAGCTGACTTTTCGAATTAAGTCCTTGAATGGACCCAGAACAGATATCACCTTCTTCAGTAGTGTCCACTGGTGAGCCATGAGCATATCAGGGAGTCCATATTCAGACACGAATATTTCCAGAGCCCGTTTCTGCCCAATCAATGACTATCCAGTGCCGTTACAGCGGGTCTGAACGTCTTGCTGGTGCCGCTTCGCAGATTGGTTGATATGTACTCGAGACGGGACCTCATGAACAACCAGCTGGAGAGTGTGAGCAGTACAAGGTAGGCTGGGCAGCTCAGCATCACTCATGGCATTAATCATATTTCTTGCGTTGTCCGGAGCACGACATCTTCAGTATATCCCAGGTCTGAAGCATGCTATCGAAAGCAGCTGCGATGGTTTGGCTTGTGTGCGAGCCCCTGAACGACTTTGCATGTAGTGGACTTGATGACGAACAAACTCCTCATCAATCCACTGCGCCGTTAAACTGAGGAGTGACATCAGGGACACATTGCTTGTCCAAATGTCTGTACTGAAACTGAAGCCTGAAACTTCCTGCATGTGGTtatgcatgtgttttttttactcttcAAAAGGTTTTGGCATCATTATGTCCGTGATGTATGGGCGGCTGGGAATCTCATATCGCGGCTCGAGTATGCCGAGAAGACGGCGAAATCCTACATTTTCCACGACCGACAGCGGCTGGTCATCCAGAGCGATAAAATGAGTCAGAGCCTCTGTTATTTTAACTGCTCGTGGATTTTCTCTTGACATTTTTCGTCACTTTTCCAAAACCTGAGTTAAAGTTGGCTGTTCTGGTTTTGCGTTAGCCTTAGTAAACTTGGTGTATTCCAGCACATGATGTGTTCTCAGATGTTTTATTAAATCGCTTGTATTGAACGATGTACTCTCCTATTTACCTGTCCCCTGTACAGGACGGCATCCTCCACTCCGACATCcgccctgtatgcaaactgtaGTGGGTACAACATGCCCAGGACCCACTACAGTTTGCATACAAGGCGGATGTCGGAGTGGAGGATGCCATCCTGTATCTCCTACATAGAGCccactcacacctggacaagggAAAAGGCACAGTGAGGaaccataaacaaccagaggagtctgttcagtgacaggttgcttctcccaaagacaagaaccagcagacttaaaaaagtcctttgtcccacacgccatcagactgtttaactcctctctggaggggagacaggaggacagagggggggaacaactgagctgtagttccttttcactgtgcaatagattttgttaatatccaacagtgcaatagacttcaatacttgaaatgtgcaattcccttgtattcttattcctatttattctgtTTATCCCTTTGTAtgctctgtatttatatatgtctctgtatttatatatgtctctgtatttatatatgtgtatatttggTATATTTCCGCTCACATTCTGTAACTTCTATCAGTGCTGTGCtattggaaaccgaatttcccagaggaacccacctgagggattaataaagttttatctaatctaatctaaaacCTTACCAGTACACAATTTGCACTCGGCCTTGCTTCTGTGGAGCCGCCAGTCTCACTTGCCTAACCCTGTTCCTGTTCAGCGTGACATGTGCCCCCAGCAGCCAATCTAAAAAATTACAACTGAAATGACAAGCCACCCTCTGACTCATGAAATAAGTTGGTATCGGTTAACCTTTACAATTATGagtacacacacattttacagtattgGCCCTGATAACTGATCCCAGTATCGGTACATCCCTATTTATTAGCGTTGACATTcatgtctttcttttctctctctctgtttctaaACAAACTCAAAGTCTCTGCAGCCTGGTTTTATTTGCTATCATCAGATCTTCAACAGCCTCATTCACATTTCTCACACACTCTAcagcagaggttcccaaagtgtggggcccgccccctaggggggcgtagagccattgcaggggggcgcggtatgaaaagggaaaaaaaaaaaaaaaagagcgcttggacactgtggacacgggctcccacataaacgcaaagcaggagatgaagcatcgccaaatatgtttccaaatcaacttccttccaagccaaagactagaaaatatggtgaagcatatcttccctttggcttcacctgcacaggtgccaaggtaggtctcccctgcaaaattagtttccctgcgtcgggagcagcgctgggctctccaaatcacggacaaacaggatcccacattcttgatttttagttcacaaacacttcttgtaataactaactactcctgacattttggacatgttagctctttatgcagtaaagttacagtgggatacaaataatatcaggctgatcctgccgtaatttgttccccctgttcaaatcacggacaaacagtatcccacagctgtttatgtttttgaacccattttgcacagagaggcatttttttgaaaaatgtattgacagcaatgttgaatattattacacaggaaaaaaaacaactacacgtaaaataattacaccgtgacgcctctgcctttctaaatggagggacagtaactgcgtgtgtatatgtaagcgtgtaaaacctgcagatagtcagattaacagtattttgtctctatctcccattctgcaattcatctcatgtaaacaataacgtggcgcacagcgtgacgtgaaaagaggcacatacctttgacgttgcgtgacgaactctgtattcctcgtccacacataaaggcataaaaggagttttaaataatctccgttttcggtgaatcgaaacgccgtttacgtgttgacgaaaagcccaaacgcatacaaacagctgcgttttcaaaaatacccgtgtaggtgtggacgcgaacgtttttcttgtaaaaaaggggggcctggcaaaaaaagtttaggAACCACTGCTCTACAGCCTATTCAGTACTGACTTCATCTTCACTGACTGATGAAGCACAATATGAACCTGTGGAGGCTAAAAACTGTCCTGTCAAACATCTCCCCATCACcactccacttctgtcagccttTAAACGAACCCTGCTTAAGTCTGTCACTTCTATTTGGAGCCAAGAGGAAAAACTGTTGTTTAGTCGTTTGGAAAGACACGACATTTCTGAAAGCACTCAAACTTCTTCACATTTGTCTTCAGACACATCCTGAACAATTAGGAACTAAAGAAAGTTTCAAAGATCAATCAAAGATctgaaatatagaaaaacaacaacagctgcagtcagtgaactcacctcagagtctccagtcgACAGTTTGGACTCTCCAGTCCAGCACACAGAAGTTTCACACCTGAATCCTGCAGTTTGTTCTtactcatgtccagctctgtcagatgggaggggttggacttcagggCTGAGGCCACAACTTCACAGTGAGTCTCTGAGAGTCCACACTTACACAATCTGTGATTatggaaaatataaaatgtgttattataaaagaagaaaatctgcattataaacacagactgaatgtacatgaagacaaaacagagtgACGTCATAATCTGATGAACATCTGCTCTTCACATCTGTGCTTCAGCTCCTCTTACTGTGTTCAACATGACACAATGATTCAGTCTCTCTCAGACCTTCAGACTTTTAATGAGAatctttgtttggctttaatCTGCAGATGAGGGAGGAAGATGGCGTCACATTTAGGCTTCCATAATATCCACAGTCTGTCAGTGAGATCTGATCTAGACTCAGAGTGAAGAAACACATTcggactgtttcctgttttgaatctagaacattttgaatgagttcagctcagtgaagagttCCAGCTGGaaagatgatctctgtttgctacctgctgctgtcaggtacGACTGTTCATGTCCACACGCAGGAAAAACCTGCTGACTGTTACCAAACGGAGCAGAAATCTCACCACTGGACAATAATGATGAAtgaactcagagctgctgatatCAGATCGATTTCaactaaacaaagaaatgatTGGCTCATTTTAGCTTTCTGAGCCATTAGTCTGCAGGTTTATCACTAGTTGGCAGAAAAAGATTTGTTTTCCTGTTCTGGGCTTCAGTGTTTAGGACTCCAGATCCAGGTGACAGCAAGTCAAAATGATGTTACCTGTCTGTGTCCAGCAGCAACCTGTGTTCACTTTGAATATTGTTATAAACTGACATGGATCAGTTTGTCTTTGgcaaaaaacacagcagtgaatTCCATCAGCAGAAAACAGGGACGACATTTCAGCAGCAACAACTAAACACTGAACAATCAGCTCTGTGATTAATGAGGACATGAAGTCAGACATTTGTCATTAGGAGCAGCAACAGGAATGAGAGTGAATCCATGTGCTGCTGTGACATCAGCGTTAGCTCacatatttgacacatgttCAGTCCAGATGTCAGCAGTGTCTTCTCACTCAGTTTGTCCCACTGTTGGCAGTAAGAGAGCACAGCTGGTTCACCTCTGAGCCCTCACTCTGAACCACAGCTCTGTCACTCAGGGACGTCAGTGCATCACACTAAACCAGAGTCTTCCTCAGCACCTTCATCCTCACTCACCATGTTTATGCCACTAAACTCTGTCTGTAGTTTGGTCTGTAGTCAGAGGAGAAGCTCAGACGGTGACTGCTCTGGATATTTGTCACtgtttttaacattagagtTCACTTCACTACAAAGAAGCTCTTCATAGATTCTTATTTCTGTCTTCTCTCTAACAGGAGCATCTGAatgaccaacaacagcagcagcagatttaAAATACTGCCCCCTAATCACACAACACAGGTACTACATGTAGATGtaagtaaatggcctgtatttgtatagcgctttacacgttcagtcatccacccattcacacattggtgatggcaagctacattgtagccacagctgccctggggcgcactgacagaggtgaggctgccggacactggcgccaccgggccctctgaccaccaccagtaggtaacgggtgaagtgtcttgccagAGCcttgtcggagccggggctcgaaccggcaaccttccgattacaagacgaactgccaactcttgagccactaCCAATGCAGGATCACACACACTTCCTGATCAACAgaaaatatcattttatttgaGAATTTCAAAATAATGAGAGTCGTTTAATACTGTGTAAATCTGAAGAACTAAACTACTAATCTACACTAATTAATGATGTTAATGATCACATCTGGACTCACCCagcctttctgcagttcctcacagctgCAGTCAGTCTCAGTCGTCCCTCTGTTGATGTGTTGTACTTCTGCAGGTCAAACTCATCcagaacctcctctgacatctgcagcatgaaggcCAGAGCTGAGCACTGGATCTCAGTGAGTTCCTTCTCTGATCTGTTCTCTGACTTCAGGAACTCTTGGATCTCCTGGTGTACTGAGAGGTcgttcatctccatcagacagtggaagatgttGATGCTTCTGTCAGGAGAGATTTTATCACTGTTCATCTTCTTCAGGTTGTTGATGACTGTCTGGATGGTTTCTGGACTGATCTCTGTCTGACCCAGCAGACCTCCTAAGAGTCTCTGGTTGGACTCCAGACAGAGGCCATGAAGGAAGCGAACAAACAGGTCCAGGAGGCCATTTTTACTCTGGATGGATTTCTTTATGATTAGCTTGAGAAAATCATCCAGAGATGActtcttgcatgtttttccCAGGAAGTCCTGCAGCAcctctgacttcctgttggtgtaacagtggaacatgtagactgcagccagaaactcctgaatgctcagatgaacaaagcagtaaactggtttctggaagatcacacactctcttttgaagatctctgtacaaactcctgagtacaccgaggcctctgtgacatccagaccacactgctccaagtcttcttggtagaacatgatgtttcctttctccagatgttcaaacgccagcctccccagcttcagaagaacttcCCTGTCTGCCTCCATCAGCTCCTGTGGACTCGTCTCATGTCCCTCAtggtacttgttcttcttcctctttgtctgaaccagcaggaagtgtgagtacatgtcagtcagggtcttgggcagctctcctctctcctctgtagtcaacatgtgctccagaactgtagcagtcatccagcagaagactgggatactacacatgatgtggaggctcctggatgtcttcatgtgggagatgattctgctggacagctcttcatcactgaatctcctcctgaagtactcctccttctgggcatcagtgaagcctcgtacttctgttagcctgtcaacacatgtaggagggatctgattggctgctgcaggtcgggaagttatccagacgagagccgagggaagcagattcccctcgatgaggtttgtcagcagctggctgactgatgacttctgtgtgacatcagacagaagcttcctgttggtgaaatccaatgaaagtctgctttcatccaggccgtcaaagatgaacaaaagattacacacagtgagctgctctgctgtgacgctctgtaatgttggatggaaaacatggatCAGCTCCAGGagactgtactgctcatctctgaccaagttcagctccctgaatgaaagcagaaccaccGGACTGATGTGTTGGTTCTCcaagccctctgcccagtccagagtgaacttctgcactgagaaggtttttccaacaccagcgacgccgttggtcagaaccactctgatggATCTCTGTTGGTCAGgaaaggctttaaagatgtcctggcaGCTGATTGGAGTGTCATGGAGGGCGTCCATCTTggaagctgtctccagctgcctcacctcatgttgggtatgaacctcttcactctgtccctctgtgatgtagagctcagtgtagatgctgttgaggagggttctacttcctgtttcatcacttccttcagtcacactttcacatctcctcctcagactgatcttatgttcatctaaaacctcctgcagaccaacatctgctgaaagaatgaaaaacaatgagactaaagagaaagaaaactcttcaatgtctgaacaacaacaagaaagttttcagaaatgagtccatcagcagacagatgttcagtcttactttgtacacagctgctctgactggcCGTCTGCAGTCCAGCTCTGGTTCTGGATCTTTTTCCACACTGGGGACAGGAGGAGtctcctgatgaagcagactggtcCCAGTATGAGGAGATGCACTGTCTGCAGAACCAGTGTCCACAGCTGGTAGAGACTGGATCCTTCAGGACGTCCTGACACAAAGCACAGCAGGACAGCTCCTCCTCACAAACaccactcctcttcctcttcctccctctgtgAACATATTTCTTTATCACTAAAATTATTTACTGTTAGTGACAAACATCCAGATTTGATGACACTGTGCAGAAGCTCTGATGGTCACAGAGAAAAGTCAAAGTGGAGAAACTTGTGTTTGAATTCAGAATCAGAGTTTCCTTTGCTGTTCCTGTCTTATTAAACACAGAGTGATCAGCCTACAAACTGCACAGTAAAAGCCTTCATCACAGAGCTGATTATGTCCTTCACTGGATGTACTGGAAGTTTGGGATCCATCACTTTgaactgacctttgacctcctctAAAAACTGTGGTGGAGCAGCGGTGTCACATTCAGAgctttcagctttattttgaaagagttcAGTCAGCAGGAAGTGACCTTCTGGGTtctgattttctttctcttattttacagaagtgaagaagaagaactaAAAGGTTTGAAATCATCTgagttatattttttaacattgccaccaaattgagttcagcctccAGCAGTAACTTTGTTTCATGATGCCTCCCTGATGATGTGATGTTTGACTACAAACCTGTTTATGTGTTAGACATTAATCACATGAACACAGGCAGAAAAAAGAAGCCAATGAAACAAATGACAGAAACGTGTTCATTCACTGCCATAATCCATATTGTATATGTACTGATCTttataaagaacaactctgcaacgCTTTGTTCTGAGTATCTGCTGTCAGCACACAGTGCAGCAGTAACTACAACCACACGTTTCTGTAGATGCTGAACATCAGCCTGGAGGAATCTGACCTCAGGTCTGCACAcagagcagcttcacctctgggATAATGCTGGCTTCAGCTCCTTCTACAatcaggcagaaggttctgCACCATCAGGACACAAACAGAGAGGAGCTTCTATCCTCAGACCATCCAAGTCCTAAATCAGAACGTGCTCCCCTCATAGCATCACCATCAGGGTTTAAACAGGACCTTACATCATGTTCTTGTCTCACTGTCATATTTCAGATCATATCTGATTATTATGACGTCACACGCTGCTACACTGATCCTGCTGCTTCATTACTGCTGATATTACTCTGCTCACTCTGTTCACTTACTCTGTTTACATCACTTTGCTCATTTGGGTTGTTCTGCTTGCACTGCTCTGTCAGTACATGCTGTGCTAATGTGGCACAAAGCAGGTTAACATTACATCTGCACaatgtttcattatttcatttaatgATTGTTTCTAATGTTTTGTCCAGTCACAGGAGCAGCTCAGCACATTTCACTGTGTTGACGTGTTTGACGATGCCTGTGACAAATAAACAGCCTCGGACTCTTCAATCTTCTACATTTCTTTGGAGATCAGCTCAGTGGCCTGTTGAGACCATCTTTCTGATGACTCAGTTCAGATTATTATCCTGatactttcttttaaaatgtgatgAAATCATTTATCTGATGTTCTGGCACAAATACACCAAAACAGTCCCAAACAGCATAAACCACCATGTTACACACAGTGTAATAAAAATACAGGCaactacaaataaaaacacttttaaaatataaactgaAATTGTAAAGTGGTCACAGAATTTCAAACACCCATAAATGAGTCAGCAGCTCTCTTACATGGTCAGCTGAGCTCCATGATTGAAGAACATTGTTGGTGCAGGTTCATGACTGAAGTCTGGAGGAAGTATGTCTTTGGACcagtcactcctcacagacacacagctggatactcgagactgtgacctctgacctctgcaaaTACAACCACATCACATTCATATCACATGAATTACTGATTAATCTCTGTTTAAAATCTTTTAAGcagctgcaaacacacaaactggatAATGTGATGGTTTCTGTCAGTAACAGTTATCACAGATTAGAGTACAGACGGCTGCAGAGACGTTCACAGCAACACAGAAGAAATCATTACCTTGGATTGCATTACTACGAGGATTaatactagagatggcacgataccatttttttatgtccgataccgatatcataaatttggatatctgtcgataccgatatgaagccgatatagtgtgtttttaatcaataaaactgtttttttaatatcttgctgcattttgtataagttcatactcaagtttaaataaacaacaacactgaagctattctgttatacctgtgtgtaaaaaatacactgcacccaaaatatttcatagttcagcaacactgatcaatctaataaacttaaacctgcaccatcctccctattctggtattttaaaaagtacttagcagaaatattaagcaacctaactaatagggttgcaaactcccagcaaaaaaaggaaaccaccccccaccctccacctcatgatgcttaatcgacctAATCatctttaatttgatg
It includes:
- the LOC109199432 gene encoding NACHT, LRR and PYD domains-containing protein 12 isoform X8, with translation MEEEDGAASAASSCVCVRSDGVTQTPPHYSHGPAATKFFNHGAQLTIGQRSQSPVSSCVSVRSDWSKDILPPDFSHEPAPTVNFIHGAQLTIGRKRKRSGVCEEELSCCALCQDVLKDPVSTSCGHWFCRQCISSYWDQSASSGDSSCPQCGKRSRTRAGLQTASQSSCVQTDVGLQEVLDEHKISLRRRCESVTEGSDETGSRTLLNSIYTELYITEGQSEEVHTQHEVRQLETASKMDALHDTPISCQDIFKAFPDQQRSIRVVLTNGVAGVGKTFSVQKFTLDWAEGLENQHISPVVLLSFRELNLVRDEQYSLLELIHVFHPTLQSVTAEQLTVCNLLFIFDGLDESRLSLDFTNRKLLSDVTQKSSVSQLLTNLIEGNLLPSALVWITSRPAAANQIPPTCVDRLTEVRGFTDAQKEEYFRRRFSDEELSSRIISHMKTSRSLHIMCSIPVFCWMTATVLEHMLTTEERGELPKTLTDMYSHFLLVQTKRKKNKYHEGHETSPQELMEADREVLLKLGRLAFEHLEKGNIMFYQEDLEQCGLDVTEASVYSGVCTEIFKRECVIFQKPVYCFVHLSIQEFLAAVYMFHCYTNRKSEVLQDFLGKTCKKSSLDDFLKLIIKKSIQSKNGLLDLFVRFLHGLCLESNQRLLGGLLGQTEISPETIQTVINNLKKMNSDKISPDRSINIFHCLMEMNDLSVHQEIQEFLKSENRSEKELTEIQCSALAFMLQMSEEVLDEFDLQKYNTSTEGRLRLTAAVRNCRKAGLCKCGLSETHCEVVASALKSNPSHLTELDMSKNKLQDSGVKLLCAGLESPNCRLETLRLEHCGLSEISCDYLAAALKSNPSHLRELDLSWNNYLQDSGVKHLCGFLESPGCGLETLRLKECGLSKISCDYLAAALKSNPSHLRELDLSSDSHYFLNNNYLQDSGVKHLCGFLESPGCGLETLRLIRCGLSEISCGYLAAALKSNPSHLRELDLSGDSSSSVIKIINKLQDSGVKHLCGFLESPGCKLETLRLRGCGLSKISCDYLAAALKSNPSRLRELDLRGNNLKDKGVKQLSDLKESPDYRLETLVWR